The Lathyrus oleraceus cultivar Zhongwan6 chromosome 5, CAAS_Psat_ZW6_1.0, whole genome shotgun sequence genome includes the window TGATGATTTTGACATGATGTCTCAACGTCATCGATTTTGATGATTTTGACATGATGCATCATCGATCGTAGTGATTTCGACGTaattgaatcaattcttggtgACTAGTAATAGCAGTTAAGATATTTGAATAATGTTGAAAGAGCAGGAAGTGATTCCTAGTGGACGGTTACTTAAAGACACATAAAGACTCGCTAAAGAAAACAGTTGCATGAGATTGAGACATGTCGTGATAGGGTTAGCCGACAATTCGTAGGTAGTTACTTAAAAGTAGTATATAAAGGGACACATGTTCATTTTATAAGGGGTCCGCAATttaaaaaacaaatgaaaaaaatGTGATGTATTCCACATTTATGCATTTCATATTCTTTTACATTCAAGTTTTTTCTCCTGCATTGAATTACACTTTAATTTCGTATTATACTTCCTATCATTTTACTTCTTCCCGCATTTCGATTTTTGTCGCTTTCACTTTTAAAACCTTGCATTTTTGTCTTGTTCAAAGTCACATTGTGATTTCTTCAAAAATTACCATTCGATTTCGACAATAAAAATgttaaaatatttaaaaacacACAAATATGTTCCGAGATATTTTCAAATTTAATCTCAAATCTTAATAGAAACTTGTATTTGTTTATCAAATTTTCAAGTAAACAAACCCCCAGAATTTTGAGAGAAATTTTGGGCACAAATGGGGAAGCAAAAATTTGTGGTTATTTGCACTCATTTCGACCCTTTGGTACATAAACTATTGCATTTGGTTGGAGCAAAACCCCACACTCCACAACTTCGAGGGTGCGGGGCTGTTTTCATTTGTAACTTTTCTATATTGAGCGTTACTCAGGATGGAACTAAAGGTAACCAAAGAATCATGCTGGAAAAATAAGCAACCACAACAAATGCAACATATTTGTTAGTATCAAAGAACAGTGACTCATTCTTGATTAAAAACTGACATGGACATTCAACTTTGTCCATTGCCTTGGTTCCATTCTTAAAACTATTCATATCACAGTAAATACCCTAAGAATTCCCTTAAGTTTCTATAATTTAAACAAAACAATGTTAGAAATGATGGGAAAATAGAATGAAAAAGTACTAGTAATATATAATCAGTGATAACAGAACAGGTCTCTCTCTGTGTGGCATTACATCAAACATGTGATATGCTTATCTTCCAAGTTACTGAGAAGCAACAGCACCATCTTGAACAACGTTTTCACCTTCCAATATACGAATCATATGCTTATTTTCTAAATGCTCCTGAAAAAATGAAGACAAAAATTAAACAGCGAAAAAATAAAAGTAGTAATTACTAAGAACTTACAGAAAGGCAAGCTCTGTAATTTTGCCACTCAGAAACGCATTCTTCTTTGTCATATTGACCCTTGACGAATTTCTCCGTATACCACCTTCAGAAATTAAATTAGGGTTTAAGGGAAAAGGAAAAACACAAAATTGTGGAAAAGAGTGTGTTTATGATGAATTGAATGAAACCTGTGGAAGCAATTGTGGTATGCGTCTCTGAGAAAGGCACAGGGAGAGGTTGAAGGCTTTGAGCCTTTCTTCTCTCTCATGGACGAAAACCTGTGAATCTGTGATGATGatttaatgttttatttttattttattaaatagTAGTAATAATGAATCAAAATTTATTTGCAACACTTTTTCACTAAATTGCACTCTAATAATCACATCCAGTACTTTATGTTGACCTGTAGAGATTTCTATTTTAATAAAAAGCTGATATACTATTAGTATATTTTTTACTCGGCAATCTTTGATTAAATTgtcattttttaaataaaatctCATCTTTGATGAAATTGTCACATagcttcatcttcttcatctttgatgaaattgtcattttttaaataaaatctCACCCTCACCACGAGAAATCATCTGATAGATAGTAACGGTTCTTTATAAGTTTGAAAGGATTATAATTATTTTTGACGAAATTACTATATTCGCAAATGTTCGATATAATATTTATGTTTCTCTAAATACTCAAATTCAtatcattaaaatcaactaagttttatatattttaaaagttatcagttagaataaataaaataactaGTGAGCCAGATTaacttaattaatattatttgaGACTGGTCTTTTATTAATCGATACAAAAAGAGAAATTTTGATAATATTAATAATTGATCAGATGCTCTAATAGAACAAATATTAAGTATTGTACCACTTAATGTATTTGTTACTATCTTGTCATTACTTGTTGACCACACAATTTTTCTTTGCCTTTTGACCACATGTTTCTACCGTATACCTTACCAACTTTTCCCTTCTATGTGTCATTTGGAACTTATCACTAAAATAGAAAAAAGAGGATAAGAGGAACATAGAGAGAAAAGAGGAAAACTTGTGGtaagaagaaaaagaagaaacTTGGAGCAACATACAAGCTTGGATCTTCATCATCTTTCCATTTCATCTCAACATCTTCCAACAATCTCCATCTCATTTCAAGTTGGGTTCTAGGTAGAAACTATGTGTTTCTAGAAGTTATGGTTCGTAGAAACATAGGATAGAAAttgatgattcttgacatgttgTTATGTTTTCTTCCATTATTCATATGAGATTGCTATGATTGAGTGTTGTTGTTAGAATGATGGATTTTT containing:
- the LOC127087900 gene encoding uncharacterized protein At4g33100, with translation MREKKGSKPSTSPCAFLRDAYHNCFHRWYTEKFVKGQYDKEECVSEWQNYRACLSEHLENKHMIRILEGENVVQDGAVASQ